One window of Quercus robur chromosome 5, dhQueRobu3.1, whole genome shotgun sequence genomic DNA carries:
- the LOC126726425 gene encoding monocopper oxidase-like protein SKS1 isoform X2 yields the protein MALFGVSLFLLLLIALFPSLCFADDPSVFYDLRLSYITASPLGVPQQVIAVNGKFPGPLINSTTNDNVNVNVHNDLDENLLMTWSGIQMRRDSWQDGVLGTNCPIHPKRNWTYQFQLKDQIGSFFYFPSLNFQRASGGFGPIIINNRVIIAIPFAQPDGDITITIGDWYIQNHTALRSALDAGKGLAMPDGVLINGKGPYRYNTTLVPDGIEYETIQVDPGKTYRIRVHNVGISTSLNFRIQNHFLLLAETEGYYTTQQNFTSLDIHVGQSYSFLVTMDQNASSDYYIVASARFVNESLWQRVTGVAVLRYSNSKGPATGPLPDPPNDFYDKSWSMNQALSIRQNVSASGALSNPQGSFHYGQINVTQTYVIKTVPPEIINGTLRTTLNGISFVNPDTPVRLADNYNVTGAYKLDFPDQPLNSTPRVDRSVINATYKGFIEIIFQNNDTMMQSFHVDGYSFFMVGMGTDEWTVDSRSRYNKWDAISRSTTQVFPGGWTAVLISLDNVGVWNIRTENLDRWYLGQETYMKIINPQENGATEKGLPDNVLYCGALQNLTKGNSKLLFILLVAFFALINISS from the exons ATGGCTCTGTTTGGAGTCTCTCTGTTTTTATTGCTACTCATTGCTCTGTTTCCAAGCCTCTGTTTTGCTGATGACCCAAGTGTTTTCTATGACCTTCGTCTCTCTTACATCACTGCATCACCTCTCGGCGTTCCTCAACAG GTTATTGCGGTTAATGGAAAGTTTCCAGGTCCCCTAATCAATTCTACTACTAATGACAATGTTAATGTCAATGTACATAATGATTTGGATGAAAATCTCCTGATGACCTG GTCTGGGATTCAGATGCGGCGTGACTCTTGGCAGGATGGTGTTCTTGGCACAAATTGTCCAATTCATCCAAAAAGGAATTGGACTTACCAGTTTCAATTGAAGGATCAAATTGGAAGCTTTTTCTACTTCCCATCTCTCAATTTTCAGAGAGCATCTGGTGGCTTTGGTCCTATCATTATTAATAATCGGGTTATAATCGCAATTCCTTTTGCACAGCCAGATGGGGATATCACCATTACAATAGGTGACTGGTATATCCAGAACCATACG gcaCTGCGATCAGCTCTTGATGCTGGAAAAGGCCTTGCGATGCCTGATGGAGTTCTCATCAATGGAAAGGGGCCTTACAGATACAATACCACCCTCGTACCTGATGGCATTGAGTATGAAACCATTCAAGTTGATCCAG GAAAAACATATCGAATTCGTGTGCACAATGTTGGAATTTCAACTAGTTTGAACTTTAGAATTCAAAACCATTTTCTGCTTCTAGCAGAAACAGAAGGATACTATACAACGCAACAAAATTTTACTTCCTTAGATATTCATGTTGGGCAATCTTATTCGTTTTTGGTTACCATGGACCAGAATGCAAGTTCTGATTACTACATCGTGGCAAGTGCTAGATTTGTGAATGAATCTCTTTGGCAAAGAGTGACCGGTGTTGCTGTTTTACGCTATTCCAATTCTAAAGGACCAGCAACTGGTCCTCTCCCTGACCCACCAAATGATTTTTATGACAAGTCATGGTCAATGAACCAAGCATTAAGCATCAG GCAAAATGTATCTGCAAGTGGAGCTCTCTCTAATCCTCAAGGTTCCTTTCACTATGGTCAAATTAATGTGACTCAGACCTATGTGATAAAGACTGTGCCACCAGAAATAATTAATGGGACACTTCGAACCACACTTAACGGGATCTCATTTGTCAATCCTGACACACCAGTCAGGCTTGCTGACAATTATAATGTGACGGGAGCTTATAAGCTTGATTTTCCTGATCAGCCTCTTAACAGTACACCCCGGGTGGACAGATCTGTTATTAATGCTACATATAAGGGATTCATAGAAATCATATTTCAGAACAACGACACCATGATGCAGAGCTTTCATGTAGATGgctattcattttttatggttGG GATGGGTACTGATGAGTGGACAGTAGACAGTAGAAGTAGATATAACAAGTGGGATGCAATTTCTCGCTCCACTACACAG GTTTTCCCTGGGGGATGGACAGCGGTCCTTATTTCTCTGGACAACGTTGGAGTGTGGAACATTAGAACCGAAAATCTTGATAGATGGTATCTAGGCCAAGAAACTTATATGAAAATTATCAATCCGCAGGAAAATGGTGCAACGGAGAAGGGTCTACCTGACAATGTTTTATATTGTGGTGCCCTCCAAAACTTAACAAA AGGAAACTCAAAACTGCTTTTCATTTTGCTGGTGGCGTTCTTTGCTTTGATTAACATTTCAAGCTAA
- the LOC126726425 gene encoding monocopper oxidase-like protein SKS1 isoform X1, whose amino-acid sequence MALFGVSLFLLLLIALFPSLCFADDPSVFYDLRLSYITASPLGVPQQVIAVNGKFPGPLINSTTNDNVNVNVHNDLDENLLMTWSGIQMRRDSWQDGVLGTNCPIHPKRNWTYQFQLKDQIGSFFYFPSLNFQRASGGFGPIIINNRVIIAIPFAQPDGDITITIGDWYIQNHTALRSALDAGKGLAMPDGVLINGKGPYRYNTTLVPDGIEYETIQVDPGKTYRIRVHNVGISTSLNFRIQNHFLLLAETEGYYTTQQNFTSLDIHVGQSYSFLVTMDQNASSDYYIVASARFVNESLWQRVTGVAVLRYSNSKGPATGPLPDPPNDFYDKSWSMNQALSIRQNVSASGALSNPQGSFHYGQINVTQTYVIKTVPPEIINGTLRTTLNGISFVNPDTPVRLADNYNVTGAYKLDFPDQPLNSTPRVDRSVINATYKGFIEIIFQNNDTMMQSFHVDGYSFFMVGMGTDEWTVDSRSRYNKWDAISRSTTQVFPGGWTAVLISLDNVGVWNIRTENLDRWYLGQETYMKIINPQENGATEKGLPDNVLYCGALQNLTKYV is encoded by the exons ATGGCTCTGTTTGGAGTCTCTCTGTTTTTATTGCTACTCATTGCTCTGTTTCCAAGCCTCTGTTTTGCTGATGACCCAAGTGTTTTCTATGACCTTCGTCTCTCTTACATCACTGCATCACCTCTCGGCGTTCCTCAACAG GTTATTGCGGTTAATGGAAAGTTTCCAGGTCCCCTAATCAATTCTACTACTAATGACAATGTTAATGTCAATGTACATAATGATTTGGATGAAAATCTCCTGATGACCTG GTCTGGGATTCAGATGCGGCGTGACTCTTGGCAGGATGGTGTTCTTGGCACAAATTGTCCAATTCATCCAAAAAGGAATTGGACTTACCAGTTTCAATTGAAGGATCAAATTGGAAGCTTTTTCTACTTCCCATCTCTCAATTTTCAGAGAGCATCTGGTGGCTTTGGTCCTATCATTATTAATAATCGGGTTATAATCGCAATTCCTTTTGCACAGCCAGATGGGGATATCACCATTACAATAGGTGACTGGTATATCCAGAACCATACG gcaCTGCGATCAGCTCTTGATGCTGGAAAAGGCCTTGCGATGCCTGATGGAGTTCTCATCAATGGAAAGGGGCCTTACAGATACAATACCACCCTCGTACCTGATGGCATTGAGTATGAAACCATTCAAGTTGATCCAG GAAAAACATATCGAATTCGTGTGCACAATGTTGGAATTTCAACTAGTTTGAACTTTAGAATTCAAAACCATTTTCTGCTTCTAGCAGAAACAGAAGGATACTATACAACGCAACAAAATTTTACTTCCTTAGATATTCATGTTGGGCAATCTTATTCGTTTTTGGTTACCATGGACCAGAATGCAAGTTCTGATTACTACATCGTGGCAAGTGCTAGATTTGTGAATGAATCTCTTTGGCAAAGAGTGACCGGTGTTGCTGTTTTACGCTATTCCAATTCTAAAGGACCAGCAACTGGTCCTCTCCCTGACCCACCAAATGATTTTTATGACAAGTCATGGTCAATGAACCAAGCATTAAGCATCAG GCAAAATGTATCTGCAAGTGGAGCTCTCTCTAATCCTCAAGGTTCCTTTCACTATGGTCAAATTAATGTGACTCAGACCTATGTGATAAAGACTGTGCCACCAGAAATAATTAATGGGACACTTCGAACCACACTTAACGGGATCTCATTTGTCAATCCTGACACACCAGTCAGGCTTGCTGACAATTATAATGTGACGGGAGCTTATAAGCTTGATTTTCCTGATCAGCCTCTTAACAGTACACCCCGGGTGGACAGATCTGTTATTAATGCTACATATAAGGGATTCATAGAAATCATATTTCAGAACAACGACACCATGATGCAGAGCTTTCATGTAGATGgctattcattttttatggttGG GATGGGTACTGATGAGTGGACAGTAGACAGTAGAAGTAGATATAACAAGTGGGATGCAATTTCTCGCTCCACTACACAG GTTTTCCCTGGGGGATGGACAGCGGTCCTTATTTCTCTGGACAACGTTGGAGTGTGGAACATTAGAACCGAAAATCTTGATAGATGGTATCTAGGCCAAGAAACTTATATGAAAATTATCAATCCGCAGGAAAATGGTGCAACGGAGAAGGGTCTACCTGACAATGTTTTATATTGTGGTGCCCTCCAAAACTTAACAAAGTATGTCTAG